In Raphanus sativus cultivar WK10039 chromosome 5, ASM80110v3, whole genome shotgun sequence, the following proteins share a genomic window:
- the LOC108857202 gene encoding uncharacterized protein LOC108857202, whose product MVSLFSKRSRKGSKNPYSDLGLEKFSALLSELDEKRQSIYATRVDSDGLPLVRFAFKSSGECVPIMIKTKKVTKKKDSEDDFKVKIDTKVEEVKEIKNTESVTEQKQSCVLNENLKKISRPYRFLPVTAILVLIF is encoded by the coding sequence ATGGTGAGTCTATTTTCGAAGAGATCGAGGAAAGGAAGCAAGAACCCTTATTCAGATCTCGGACTTGAGAAGTTCTCTGCACTTCTCTCCGAGCTTGACGAGAAGAGACAAAGCATTTACGCAACGAGGGTCGACTCAGATGGGCTGCCTCTTGTTCGGTTTGCGTTCAAAAGCTCCGGGGAGTGCGTCCCTATCATGATAAAGACAAAGAAGGTAACCAAGAAGAAGGATTCTGAAGATGATTTCAAGGTCAAGATCGATACAAAAGTGGAGGAGGTGAAAGAAATAAAGAATACAGAGTCAGTAACAGAGCAGAAACAGAGCTGCGTGTTGAACGAGAATCTGAAGAAGATTTCGAGACCTTACCGTTTCTTACCCGTGACAGCGATCTTGGTTCTGATCTTCTGA
- the LOC108861980 gene encoding uncharacterized protein LOC108861980 — translation MVSLFSSLKKSRKGNKESKNPYSDLGLEKFSALLSELDEKRQSIYATRVDSDGPPLVRFVFKSSGECVPIMIKTKKVTKKKDSEDDFKVKIDTKVEEVKEIKNTESVTEQKQSCVLNENLKKISRPYRFLPAVTMILVLIFLVFFGRTVSIMCTCIVWYLVPLIKEHSRRRRSSPNETEKKNKKLFSHLAAHP, via the coding sequence ATGGTGAGTCTATTCTCGTCACTGAAGAAATCGAGGAAAGGAAACAAAGAAAGCAAGAACCCTTATTCAGATCTCGGACTTGAAAAGTTCTCTGCACTTCTCTCTGAGCTCGACGAGAAGAGACAAAGCATTTATGCAACGAGGGTCGACTCAGATGGGCCGCCTCTTGTTCGGTTTGTGTTCAAAAGCTCAGGGGAGTGCGTCCCTATCATGATAAAGACAAAGAAGGTAACCAAGAAGAAGGATTCTGAAGATGATTTCAAGGTCAAGATCGATACAAAAGTGGAGGAGGTGAAAGAAATAAAGAATACAGAGTCAGTAACAGAGCAGAAACAGAGCTGCGTGTTGAACGAGAATCTGAAGAAGATTTCGAGACCGTACCGTTTCTTACCGGCCGTGACAATGATCTTGGTTTTGATCTTCTTGGTGTTCTTTGGACGAACCGTGTCTATCATGTGCACTTGTATCGTTTGGTACTTGGTTCCATTGATTAAGGAACATAGTAGAAGGAGAAGATCATCACCTAATGAAAccgaaaagaaaaacaagaagttGTTTTCACATCTGGCTGCTCACCCGTGA
- the LOC108861981 gene encoding biotin carboxylase, chloroplastic, with amino-acid sequence MDASMITKCKSVASLPSLFLGRSGGSTRSSQCNVTMGQTVSFPRQKTLTLKVSRNVKRRSGGGALAATCSGDKILVANRGEIAVRVIRTAHEMGIPCVAVYSTIDKDALHVKLADEAVCIGEAPSNQSYLLIPNVLSAAISRGCTMLHPGYGFLAENALFVEMCREHRINFIGPNPDSIRVMGDKSTARETMKNAGVPTVPGSDGLLQSTEEGVRLANEIGYPVMIKATAGGGGRGMRLANEPSEFVKLLQQAKSEAAAAFGNDGVYLEKYVQNPRHIEFQILADKFGNVVHFGERDCSIQRRNQKLLEEAPSPALTPELRKAMGDAAVAAAASIGYIGVGTVEFLLDERGSFYFMEMNTRIQVEHPVTEMIYSVDLIEEQIRVAMGEKLRYTQDEIVLRGHSIECRINAEDPFKGFRPGPGRITSYLPSGGPFVRMDSHVYPDYVVPPSYDSLLGKLIVWAPTRERAIERMKRALNDTIITGVPTTIEYHKLILEVEDFKNGKVDTAFIPKHEEELAEPHEIVPVKDLTNVAA; translated from the exons ATGGACGCCTCAATGATTACTAAATGCAAATCCGTAGCCTCCCTTCCC TCTTTGTTCCTGGGGAGGTCGGGAGGTAGCACTAGAAGTTCCCAGTGTAATGTCACGATGGGACAAACGGTTAGCTTCCCGAGGCAAAAGACCCTGACTTTGAAGGTTAGCCGGAACGTGAAGAGAAGGAGTGGTGGTGGTGCGCTTGCTGCTACTTGCAGTGGAGATAAGATTCTTGTGGCTAACCGAGGTGAAATTGCTGTCCGTGTTATCCGAACTGCTCACGAAATGGGGATTCCTTGTGTTGCTGTCTACTCAACCATAGACAAGGATGCACTCCATGTGAAGTTGGCTGACGAAGCTGTTTGTATTGGTGAAGCTCCTAGCAACCAGTC GTATTTGTTGATACCGAATGTTCTGTCAGCTGCGATTAGCAGAGGATGTACAATGCTCCATCCTGGATATGGGTTCCTTGCTGAGAACGCTCTTTTTGTTGAGATGTGCAGAGAACACAGGATCAATTTTATTGGACCaaat CCTGATAGTATCCGTGTCATGGGTGACAAATCAACTGCCAGGGAGACAATGAAAAATGCTGGTGTCCCAACTGTTCCAGGGAGTGATGGACTATTGCAG aGCACAGAAGAAGGAGTCAGGCTCGCCAATGAGATTGGGTACCCTGTAATGATCaag GCAACAGCAGGTGGTGGTGGACGTGGAATGCGTCTTGCTAACGAACCCTCAGAGTTTGTGAAACTGTTGCAG CAAGCAAAGAGTGAGGCCGCCGCGGCTTTTGGAAATGATGGAGTTTATCTGGAGAAGTACGTGCAAAATCCCCGGCATATCGAGTTCCAG ATCCTTGCAGATAAATTTGGTAATGTTGTTCACTTTGGCGAGCGTGACTGCAGCATTCAG AGACGTAACCAAAAATTGCTGGAAGAAGCGCCTTCTCCTGCACTGACCCCTGAGCTGCGAAAAGCCATGGGAGATGCAGCAGTGGCAGCAGCAGCGTCCATTGGTTACATTGGTGTTGGTACGGTGGAATTTCTTTTGGATGAGAGAGGTTCCTTCTATTTCATGGAAATGAACACTAGAATCCAG GTGGAGCACCCTGTGACGGAGATGATTTACTCGGTTGATTTGATTGAAGAACAGATTCGTGTTGCAATGGGAGAGAAACTGCGTTATACACAG gaTGAGATTGTGCTTAGAGGACACTCGATTGAATGTCGTATCAATGCAGAAGACCCATTTAAAGGATTCAGACCTGGACCTG GAAGAATAACATCGTATCTGCCATCTGGAGGTCCTTTTGTTAGGATGGATAGCCATGTATATCCCGACTATGTTGTTCCCCCAAGCTATGATTCTCTTCTTGGAAAG CTTATTGTATGGGCTCCAACGAGGGAAAGGGCAATCGAGCGGATGAAGCGTGCACTTAATGACACTATTATTACAG GGGTTCCCACCACCATTGAGTACCACAAGCTTATCCTTGAAGTTGAG GATTTCAAAAACGGAAAAGTTGATACAGCTTTCATCCCCAAGCATGAAGAGGAATTAGCAGAG CCTCATGAAATTGTCCCAGTGAAAGATTTGACAAATGTAGCTGCTTAA